The following coding sequences lie in one Kribbella sp. NBC_00709 genomic window:
- a CDS encoding IclR family transcriptional regulator, whose translation MDNSSGVGVLDKAALVLSALESGPATLAGLVAATGLARPTAHRLAVALEHHRLVGRDMQGRFVLGPRLSELASAAGEDRLLATAGPVLARLRDITGESAQLFRRQGEYRVCVAAAERPSGLRDTVPVGSQLTMAAGSAAQILLAWEDPERMHRGLHNASFNAAALAGVRRRGWAHSVGEREQGVASVSAPVRSPSGKVIAAVSVSGPIERLSRQPGRMHAPAVMAAAERLSEALRRASE comes from the coding sequence ATGGACAACTCTAGCGGAGTCGGCGTTCTCGACAAAGCAGCCCTCGTTCTGTCCGCCCTGGAGTCCGGGCCGGCGACCCTGGCCGGTCTGGTGGCGGCCACGGGTCTGGCGCGTCCGACCGCCCACCGGCTGGCAGTCGCGCTCGAGCACCACCGCCTGGTCGGCCGCGACATGCAGGGACGGTTCGTGCTCGGTCCGCGACTCAGCGAGTTGGCCTCCGCCGCCGGCGAGGACCGGCTGCTCGCGACCGCCGGCCCCGTGCTGGCGCGGCTGCGGGACATCACCGGTGAGTCGGCGCAGCTGTTCCGCCGCCAGGGTGAGTACCGGGTCTGCGTCGCTGCCGCCGAGCGTCCGTCCGGCCTGCGCGACACCGTGCCGGTCGGCAGTCAGTTGACCATGGCCGCGGGCTCCGCGGCGCAAATACTGCTTGCCTGGGAGGACCCGGAGCGGATGCACCGCGGCCTCCACAACGCCTCGTTCAACGCGGCCGCGCTGGCCGGCGTCCGGCGCCGCGGCTGGGCCCACTCGGTCGGCGAACGGGAGCAGGGCGTCGCGTCCGTCTCGGCCCCGGTCCGCTCCCCCAGCGGCAAGGTGATCGCCGCGGTTTCGGTCTCCGGCCCGATCGAACGCCTGTCCCGCCAGCCCGGCCGGATGCACGCCCCGGCCGTGATGGCCGCCGCCGAGCGACTCTCCGAAGCTCTGCGGCGCGCCTCCGAGTAG
- the cofC gene encoding 2-phospho-L-lactate guanylyltransferase, which translates to MADLQVAPWTLAIPVKRTAIAKSRLAPAYPQHRPELARAFAVDTTVAALASPLVRAVLVVTDDPLVAADVTAAGAYVVPDLPAAGLNEALLHGATVAAAEFPDNGVAALSADLPALRPAELTAVLTACTAPRSFVVDQPGTGTTLLAAAPGVALDPRFGVGSALAHQASGAIPIELPGIESVRRDVDTAADLAHAVQLGVGPATADVMSLVLGAATGTEGLAC; encoded by the coding sequence ATGGCAGACCTACAGGTCGCTCCCTGGACGCTGGCGATCCCGGTGAAGCGTACGGCGATCGCGAAGAGCCGGCTCGCTCCGGCCTACCCGCAGCACCGTCCCGAGCTGGCCCGTGCGTTCGCTGTCGACACTACTGTGGCCGCCCTGGCCTCTCCCCTGGTGCGGGCCGTCCTGGTCGTCACCGACGACCCGTTGGTCGCGGCCGACGTGACCGCGGCCGGCGCGTACGTCGTGCCGGATCTCCCGGCCGCCGGGCTCAACGAGGCCTTGCTGCATGGAGCCACTGTGGCGGCTGCCGAGTTCCCGGACAATGGTGTCGCCGCATTGTCCGCCGATCTTCCCGCGCTGCGCCCGGCCGAGCTCACCGCCGTGCTCACGGCCTGTACGGCGCCCCGCTCGTTCGTGGTCGACCAGCCCGGCACCGGTACGACGTTGCTCGCGGCGGCGCCCGGAGTGGCGCTGGATCCCCGCTTCGGCGTGGGTTCCGCCCTGGCCCACCAGGCGTCCGGAGCGATCCCGATCGAGCTGCCCGGGATCGAGTCGGTACGTCGTGATGTCGACACGGCCGCCGATCTGGCCCACGCCGTGCAACTCGGGGTAGGGCCGGCGACCGCGGACGTGATGTCGCTGGTGCTCGGTGCCGCGACCGGCACCGAGGGTCTAGCCTGCTGA
- the corA gene encoding magnesium/cobalt transporter CorA produces the protein MSDLRLRTIRAFSRTPSLRAAARKHAAAVSAAAIEPAEKQSRDPQMPKGHSVVDSAIYCDGRRVASPDSLASTYGALHQAPHSLAWIGLYRPDRRELASLAQEFDLHELAIEDANEAHQRPKLERYGDTLFVVLKAARYRDATEEVEFGEVHVFVGPDFVVTVRHAEAPNLAAVRRRVERDPELLGLGAEAVLYAIMDKVVDGYAPVVAGLENDIDEIETEVFRGDPKVSRRIYELSREVIEFQRATRPLIGMLEQLRGGFQKYGVDEELQRSLRDVADHVTEVVEKVDGFRELLRDILTVNATLVAQQQNEEMKSLAIASSEQNEEVKRISAWAAILFAPTLIGTVYGMNFDKMPELHWQYGYPFAIGLMALVCGGLHQIFKRRGWL, from the coding sequence ATGTCCGACCTGCGCCTTCGCACGATCCGTGCGTTCAGCCGCACCCCGTCACTGCGTGCCGCCGCGCGCAAGCACGCTGCAGCCGTCTCCGCCGCCGCGATCGAGCCGGCCGAGAAGCAGTCCCGCGATCCGCAGATGCCCAAGGGGCACAGCGTCGTGGACAGCGCGATCTACTGCGACGGCCGGCGGGTCGCTTCTCCTGATTCGCTCGCCAGCACGTACGGCGCGCTGCACCAGGCCCCGCACAGCCTGGCCTGGATCGGCCTGTACCGGCCGGACCGCCGCGAGCTCGCCTCGCTGGCGCAGGAGTTCGATCTGCACGAGCTGGCCATCGAGGACGCCAACGAGGCCCATCAGCGGCCCAAGCTGGAGCGGTACGGCGACACGTTGTTCGTCGTACTGAAGGCCGCGCGGTACCGGGACGCGACCGAGGAGGTCGAGTTCGGTGAGGTGCACGTGTTCGTCGGACCGGACTTCGTGGTGACGGTCCGGCACGCCGAAGCACCCAATCTGGCCGCGGTCCGGCGCCGCGTCGAGCGCGACCCCGAGCTGCTCGGCCTGGGCGCCGAAGCGGTGCTCTACGCGATCATGGACAAGGTCGTCGACGGCTACGCTCCGGTGGTCGCCGGTCTCGAGAACGACATCGACGAGATCGAGACCGAGGTGTTCCGCGGCGACCCGAAGGTGTCGCGGCGCATCTACGAACTCTCCCGCGAGGTGATCGAGTTCCAGCGCGCGACCCGGCCGTTGATCGGCATGCTCGAGCAACTGCGCGGCGGTTTCCAGAAGTACGGCGTGGACGAGGAACTGCAACGTTCACTGCGCGATGTCGCCGACCACGTTACCGAGGTGGTGGAGAAGGTCGACGGATTCCGTGAACTGCTCCGCGACATCCTGACGGTGAACGCGACGCTGGTCGCCCAGCAGCAGAACGAGGAGATGAAGAGCCTCGCGATCGCCAGCAGCGAGCAGAACGAAGAGGTGAAGCGGATCTCTGCCTGGGCGGCGATCCTGTTCGCCCCGACGCTGATCGGCACCGTCTACGGGATGAACTTCGACAAGATGCCGGAGCTGCACTGGCAGTACGGATACCCCTTCGCGATCGGCCTGATGGCCTTGGTGTGTGGAGGTCTGCACCAGATCTTCAAGCGTCGCGGTTGGCTGTGA
- the leuC gene encoding 3-isopropylmalate dehydratase large subunit, with protein sequence MGRTLSEKVWDAHVVRHADGEPDLLYIDLHLVHEVTSPQAFDGLRLANRPVRRPDLTIATEDHNVPTFDVDKPIADPVSRTQVDTLRKNAEEFGIRIHTLGDPDQGVVHVIGPQLGLTQPGMTVVCGDSHTSTHGAFGAIAFGIGTSEVEHVLATQTLMQARPKTMAVTVDGVLPDGVSAKDLVLALIAQVGTGGGQGYIVEYRGEAIRALSMEARMTICNMSIEWGAKAGMIAPDETTFAYLQDKPHAPQGVDWEAAVEYWKSLATDEDATFDREVVLRAEDIAPFVTWGTNPGQGIPLSESVPSPDDFANANDKVAAERALEYMGLTAGTPMREIHVDTVFLGSCTNGRIEDLRAAAGVLAGRKVAEGTRMLVVPGSGRVRLQAEAEGLDAIFKDAGAEWRGAGCSMCLGMNPDQLAPGERSASTSNRNFEGRQGKGGRTHLVSPLVAAATAVTGTLAAPADLPPVAVPANV encoded by the coding sequence ATGGGTAGGACGTTGTCGGAAAAGGTCTGGGACGCGCATGTCGTGCGCCATGCCGACGGAGAACCCGACCTTCTCTACATCGACCTCCATCTGGTTCACGAGGTGACCAGTCCGCAGGCCTTCGACGGCCTCCGGCTGGCGAACCGCCCGGTCCGCCGTCCCGATCTGACCATCGCGACCGAGGACCACAACGTCCCGACGTTCGACGTGGACAAGCCGATCGCCGACCCGGTGTCACGGACGCAGGTGGACACGCTGCGGAAGAACGCCGAGGAGTTCGGCATCCGGATCCACACCCTCGGCGACCCGGACCAGGGCGTCGTGCACGTGATCGGCCCGCAGCTCGGACTGACCCAGCCCGGCATGACCGTGGTCTGCGGTGACAGCCACACCTCGACGCACGGCGCGTTCGGAGCGATTGCCTTCGGCATCGGTACGAGCGAGGTCGAGCACGTGCTGGCCACGCAGACGCTGATGCAGGCCCGGCCGAAGACGATGGCCGTCACGGTCGACGGCGTACTGCCGGACGGCGTCTCGGCCAAGGACCTGGTGCTGGCGCTGATCGCGCAGGTCGGCACCGGTGGCGGCCAGGGCTACATCGTCGAGTACCGCGGCGAAGCGATCCGCGCGCTGAGCATGGAAGCCCGGATGACGATCTGCAACATGTCGATCGAGTGGGGCGCCAAGGCCGGCATGATCGCGCCGGACGAGACCACGTTCGCGTACCTGCAGGACAAGCCGCACGCGCCGCAGGGCGTCGACTGGGAAGCAGCGGTCGAGTACTGGAAGAGCCTGGCCACCGACGAGGACGCGACGTTCGACCGCGAGGTCGTGCTGCGGGCCGAGGACATCGCGCCGTTCGTCACCTGGGGCACGAACCCGGGCCAGGGCATCCCGTTGTCGGAGTCCGTCCCGTCCCCGGACGACTTCGCGAACGCGAACGACAAGGTCGCCGCCGAGCGCGCCCTGGAGTACATGGGTCTGACCGCCGGTACGCCGATGCGCGAGATCCACGTGGACACGGTGTTCCTGGGCTCGTGCACCAACGGGCGGATCGAGGACCTGCGGGCCGCGGCCGGCGTGCTGGCCGGACGGAAGGTTGCCGAGGGCACCCGGATGCTCGTGGTCCCGGGTTCGGGCCGGGTCCGGCTGCAGGCCGAGGCCGAGGGGCTGGACGCGATCTTCAAGGACGCCGGCGCCGAGTGGCGTGGCGCCGGATGCTCGATGTGCCTGGGCATGAACCCGGACCAGCTGGCCCCGGGCGAGCGCAGCGCCTCCACCTCCAACCGGAACTTCGAAGGCCGCCAGGGCAAGGGCGGTCGCACCCACCTGGTGTCGCCGCTGGTCGCCGCGGCGACCGCTGTCACCGGGACCCTGGCCGCTCCGGCCGACCTGCCGCCCGTCGCCGTACCTGCGAACGTCTGA
- a CDS encoding lysophospholipid acyltransferase family protein, whose translation MTDRSNEQQEAPVDNRQEDPRPPRGFWFGLIVAIVKPFMIVFTKCRFTGRDNMPRTGGVIYVPNHLSHFDPVLLGYFIWECRRIPRFLGKASLFKLPVVGQIITSAGQIPVYRDSTQAADAFRDAVAAVERGECVGVYPEGTITRDPEMWPMTGKTGAARIALMTGCPVIPVANWGAQDIIKSYTGKIRIRLLPRKTLQVRAGAPVDLSAFEGKPLTNQLLHEATEVIMARVAETLGELRGETPPKELYDLRKARKAEEGKDKA comes from the coding sequence ATGACGGATCGCAGTAACGAGCAGCAGGAGGCTCCAGTGGACAACCGGCAGGAAGATCCGCGGCCGCCGCGGGGCTTCTGGTTCGGCCTGATCGTCGCGATCGTCAAGCCGTTCATGATCGTGTTCACCAAGTGCCGGTTCACCGGCCGGGACAACATGCCACGCACCGGCGGCGTGATCTACGTGCCGAACCACCTCTCGCATTTCGACCCGGTGCTGCTCGGGTATTTCATCTGGGAGTGCCGGCGGATCCCGCGGTTCCTGGGCAAGGCGTCGCTGTTCAAGCTGCCGGTGGTCGGCCAGATCATCACCAGCGCCGGGCAGATCCCGGTGTACCGCGATTCGACGCAGGCCGCGGACGCGTTCCGGGACGCGGTCGCCGCGGTCGAACGCGGTGAGTGCGTGGGCGTGTACCCGGAGGGCACCATCACGCGTGACCCGGAGATGTGGCCGATGACCGGCAAGACCGGCGCTGCCCGGATCGCGTTGATGACCGGCTGCCCGGTGATCCCGGTCGCGAACTGGGGCGCCCAGGACATCATCAAGTCGTACACCGGCAAGATCCGGATCCGGCTGCTGCCGCGCAAGACCCTGCAGGTGCGGGCCGGTGCACCGGTCGACCTGAGCGCGTTCGAGGGCAAGCCGCTGACCAACCAGCTGTTGCACGAGGCAACCGAGGTGATCATGGCCCGGGTCGCCGAGACCCTCGGCGAACTCCGCGGCGAGACCCCACCCAAGGAGCTCTACGACCTACGCAAAGCCCGGAAAGCCGAGGAAGGTAAGGACAAGGCATGA
- a CDS encoding HU family DNA-binding protein, with translation MNKSQLVEALAVHFDGNRRQAQHALESVIDTVQRELTKKGGKVAITGFGAFEAIERGARIVRNPRTGETKRAKKTTVPKFRAGAELKAVVSGAKKLPKLVAPKPAATATKAAAPAKKAAPAKAAATKTAAAKKTVAKKAPAKTVAKKAPAKTVAKKAPAKKAPAKTVAKKAPAKKAPAKKTAAKRTAR, from the coding sequence GTGAACAAGAGCCAGTTGGTCGAAGCGCTCGCAGTGCACTTCGACGGAAACCGCCGCCAGGCCCAGCACGCGTTGGAGTCGGTGATCGACACCGTCCAGCGTGAGCTGACCAAGAAGGGTGGCAAGGTCGCCATCACCGGTTTCGGTGCCTTCGAGGCCATCGAGCGTGGCGCGCGCATCGTGCGCAACCCGCGGACCGGTGAGACCAAGCGTGCCAAGAAGACCACGGTGCCGAAGTTCCGCGCTGGTGCGGAGCTGAAGGCCGTGGTCTCCGGCGCGAAGAAGCTGCCGAAGCTGGTGGCCCCGAAGCCGGCCGCGACCGCCACCAAGGCGGCTGCCCCGGCGAAGAAGGCTGCTCCGGCCAAGGCCGCCGCAACCAAGACCGCCGCCGCGAAGAAGACGGTCGCCAAGAAGGCCCCGGCCAAGACGGTTGCCAAGAAGGCGCCGGCGAAGACCGTTGCCAAGAAGGCCCCGGCGAAGAAGGCCCCGGCCAAGACCGTTGCGAAGAAGGCGCCGGCCAAGAAGGCCCCCGCCAAGAAGACCGCGGCGAAGCGTACCGCTCGCTGA
- the leuD gene encoding 3-isopropylmalate dehydratase small subunit, which yields MEAFTQHIGTAAPLRRSNVDTDQIIPAVYLKRVTRTGFEDGLFAAWRNDPSFVLNQPEYDGVSVLVAGPDFGTGSSREHAVWALLDYGFRVVVSSRFGDIFRGNSGKAGLLAALVEQDVVEQLWTAIETDPGTKVTVDLENKTISAGDVSAPFEIDDYTRYRLLNGLDDVGITLSREADIAAYEATRPSFKPATLPAKA from the coding sequence ATGGAAGCCTTCACCCAGCACATCGGTACGGCGGCGCCGCTGCGCCGCAGCAACGTCGACACCGACCAGATCATCCCGGCCGTGTACCTGAAGCGGGTCACCCGGACCGGTTTCGAGGACGGGCTGTTCGCTGCCTGGCGCAACGATCCTTCGTTCGTCCTCAACCAGCCCGAGTACGACGGCGTGTCGGTGCTCGTCGCCGGACCCGACTTCGGCACCGGATCGTCGCGTGAGCACGCGGTCTGGGCGTTGCTCGACTACGGGTTCCGCGTGGTCGTGTCGTCGCGGTTCGGCGACATCTTCCGCGGCAACTCGGGCAAGGCCGGGCTGCTCGCGGCCCTGGTGGAGCAGGACGTGGTCGAGCAGCTGTGGACCGCGATCGAGACCGACCCGGGCACCAAGGTGACGGTCGACCTGGAGAACAAGACGATCTCGGCCGGCGACGTGTCCGCACCCTTCGAGATCGACGACTACACGCGCTACCGGTTGCTGAACGGTCTCGACGACGTCGGCATCACGCTGTCGCGCGAGGCCGACATCGCTGCGTACGAAGCAACCCGGCCGTCGTTCAAGCCGGCAACGCTGCCTGCGAAGGCCTGA